Proteins encoded together in one Cydia pomonella isolate Wapato2018A chromosome 10, ilCydPomo1, whole genome shotgun sequence window:
- the LOC133522231 gene encoding uncharacterized protein LOC133522231 isoform X1 produces MSDLKEHRPLLRDDISDEEVQQEFRLPRRHMGYRGKARNTVKGAAAVIKNWPDYWLSSVTYWWIGIGMFALMTFVLYSSVVTYSLLPTTGSTPIPRYVAERKNTLPEVFMHVIVNNEKEVDFNKYLPYVEIIANKYLHYQFNLIYMLNDTLATEISMHQAQINNEDAMNSIWAEHNVFEADRVPSKIKSNIIIQHASLSNYLDGSPIQHYWKQLPNHLIGFFLRAVSIWDKGGIAFNPIILTPRSPDAIYIEKLYSLLSTYEERKKPNATTNMNSNIDIEIPKASKIHKRKYNTKKVNNIRDIIDALETDIPMHQNQPEVLSEAEDRQDLTNLEMAPSNIEVVLSSSYSSNLTSKSALDNNQTTINHSIENNQSKISNYVLPYFLDFLFHDKSNRTTKEESADLSSMKRSTRTISTESTQGNVKTGNVIQPMIISAPTQFEKMPSNIEDNATRRIDVENLTIDLKGNILATKSSCHAFLGSVFSNAKHGTEEDSLKEFIITELSLFCNGLLSTCKGIDVILL; encoded by the exons ATGAGTGACTTGAAGGAGCACCGACCGCTCCTACGAGACGACATTTCCGACGAAGAGGTACAGCAGGAGTTTAGGCTACCTCGACGCCATATGGGCTACAGAGGCAAAGCAAGGAATACTGTGAAGGGAGCAGCGGCTGTCATCAAAAATTGGCCAG aTTACTGGTTGTCATCCGTAACTTACTGGTGGATAGGCATAGGTATGTTTGCCTTAATGACCTTTGTACTATATAGTAGTGTAGTAACTTACTCTCTGCTCCCTACAACCGGTTCAACACCAATTCCGCGCTATGTGGCtgaaagaaaaaatactttACCTGAAGTTTTTATGCATGTTATTgtgaataatgaaaaagaagtAGACTTCAACAAATATCTGCCTTATGTAGAAATAATTGCCAACAAATATTTGCACTaccaattcaatttaatttatatgcttAATGATACGCTTGCAACTGAAATATCTATGCACCAGgctcaaataaataatgaagaTGCTATGAATTCTATTTGGGCTGAACATAATGTATTTGAAGCAGATAGAGttccaagtaaaataaaatctaatattATCATACAACACGCTAGCTTATCAAATTACTTGGACGGCTCTCCTATACAGCATTATTGGAAGCAGTTGCCGAACCACTTGATTGGATTTTTCTTAAGAGCAGTATCAATTTGGGATAAAGGAGGAATTGCTTTCAATCCTATTATATTGACACCAAGATCTCCAGATGCCATATATATAGAAAAGTTGTATAGCCTTCTTTCAACGTACGAAGAGCGTAAAAAGCCAAATGCGACTACTAATATGAACAGTAACATAGATATAGAAATCCCTAAAGCATCGAAAATTCATAAAAGGAAGTACAATACAAAGAAGGTAAATAATATTCGTGACATAATAGATGCCTTAGAAACAGATATCCCTATGCACCAAAACCAACCTGAAGTTTTAAGCGAAGCTGAAGACAGGCAGGATCTGACTAATTTAGAAATGGCACCATCTAACATTGAAGTTGTTTTAAGTAGTAGCTACAGTTCTAATCTTACAAGCAAATCGGCGCTAGATAATAACCAAACAACCATTAATCATTCAATTGAAAACAACCAATCAAAGATATCGAATTACGTATTGCCATATTTTTTGGATTTCTTATTTCACGATAAATCAAACAGAACTACGAAAGAAGAATCTGCTGATCTCAGTTCCATGAAAAGAAGTACAAGAACTATATCGACGGAATCAACTCAAGGAAATGTCAAAACGGGAAATGTAATACAACCTATGATTATTTCAGCACCAACACAATTTGAAAAGATGCCGTCTAATATAGAAGATAATGCTACGAGACGTATTGATGTAGAAAACTTGACTATAGATCTAAAAGGTAATATTTTAGCTACAAAAAGCTCTTGCCACGCGTTCTTAGGGAGCGTGTTCAGTAATGCGAAACATGGAACAGAGGAAGATTCGCTGAAAGAATTTATTATCACAGAGCTGTCTTTGTTTTGTAACGGCCTTCTATCTACATGCAAAGGTATTGACGTTATTTTACTataa
- the LOC133522231 gene encoding uncharacterized protein LOC133522231 isoform X2, with the protein MSDLKEHRPLLRDDISDEEVQQEFRLPRRHMGYRGKARNTVKGAAAVIKNWPDYWLSSVTYWWIGIAPTQFEKMPSNIEDNATRRIDVENLTIDLKGNILATKSSCHAFLGSVFSNAKHGTEEDSLKEFIITELSLFCNGLLSTCKGIDVILL; encoded by the exons ATGAGTGACTTGAAGGAGCACCGACCGCTCCTACGAGACGACATTTCCGACGAAGAGGTACAGCAGGAGTTTAGGCTACCTCGACGCCATATGGGCTACAGAGGCAAAGCAAGGAATACTGTGAAGGGAGCAGCGGCTGTCATCAAAAATTGGCCAG aTTACTGGTTGTCATCCGTAACTTACTGGTGGATAGGCATAG CACCAACACAATTTGAAAAGATGCCGTCTAATATAGAAGATAATGCTACGAGACGTATTGATGTAGAAAACTTGACTATAGATCTAAAAGGTAATATTTTAGCTACAAAAAGCTCTTGCCACGCGTTCTTAGGGAGCGTGTTCAGTAATGCGAAACATGGAACAGAGGAAGATTCGCTGAAAGAATTTATTATCACAGAGCTGTCTTTGTTTTGTAACGGCCTTCTATCTACATGCAAAGGTATTGACGTTATTTTACTataa
- the LOC133522232 gene encoding uncharacterized protein LOC133522232 — protein MMERPPEPKKDEQCPLLKVEIGMPEAVRQPTAVPQNWSVTCVPKKSCLQRWPELISASGMTFILLGMSFLLFSALGMSAYRRQPLLLKYDDGKPSSNVFLHHIVNKGCRLPLELYSQYLESMALTYPNLRFNVFFLVDDAIRHPYYVPRHGRLPSRWFGFPNKDVFLKHSCIKEFEKRYSNINITIMALNKYMAMTPLRFKWRAIPVSYLTFYARVFSVWQNGGIGIDLTTYNNQFSNNFRFDRRVDEILKNHNDGLPLTDYNVMLQAIDDEEENSFKCLKQILNDTLSMFNSFFSFGFPSQTQLLPSNDTPITKTQRAKRNAVYNFYDIITSENTASTAGNMLTDTMPNTTVENVTNNLKENSSNNDSLKSEISQTTSESVNITSTETIIQVNQGQLKSVGLNKSNNISEGPQAVLFYDVSIMSDKLGHFLLREPVWPTLMFSGGDPKSETVEDIAKRNNTKIAAQLALASDGLFIAATDKMHPFLGMLITAGFQRMRPEFAIQDTLITQCSGAYKNHAYCSIYNL, from the exons ATGATGGAACGGCCACCTGAACCCAAGAAGGACGAGCAGTGTCCACTGCTGAAGGTGGAGATTGGGATGCCTGAAGCTGTCCGTCAGCCTACTGCGGTGCCACAAAACTGGAGTGTTACTTGCGTGCCGAAGAAATCATGTCTGCAGCGATGGCCTG AACTCATATCAGCATCTGGGATGACATTTATTTTGCTGGGAATGTCGTTCCTGCTATTTAGCGCTTTAGGCATGTCGGCGTACAGAAGGCAACCACTGTTACTTAAATACGATGATGGAAAGCCTAGCAGCAATGTATTCCTACATCATATCGTCAACAAAGGATGCCGTTTGCCACTGGAACTTTATTCGCAGTATCTCGAATCTATGGCTCTTACGTACCCAAACCTTCGCTTTAACGTATTTTTCTTAGTCGATGATGCTATACGACATCCTTATTATGTTCCAAGACATGGGAGATTACCCAGCAGATGGTTTggttttccaaataaagatgtGTTCCTTAAGCACTCATGCATAAAAGAGTTTGAAAAGAGGTATTCCAATATTAACATCACTATTATGGCTTTGAACAAGTATATGGCAATGACGCCACTGAGATTCAAGTGGAGAGCTATCCCGGTCTCGTATCTAACATTTTACGCTAGAGTATTTTCTGTTTGGCAGAATGGTGGTATCGGCATAGACTTGACTACCTACAACAATCAATTCAGTAATAATTTCCGCTTCGACCGACGTGTCGATGAAATTTTGAAGAATCACAACGACGGGCTCCCTTTAACAGATTACAATGTAATGCTTCAAGCTATAGATGATGAAGAAGAAAACTCTTTCAAATGCTTGAAACAGATATTAAATGATACCCTGTCGATGTTTAATAGCTTCTTCTCGTTTGGGTTTCCATCACAAACGCAGCTGCTGCCTTCTAATGATACACCGATTACAAAAACGCAAAGAGCTAAGAGAAATGCCGTTTATAACTTTTATGATATTATAACATCTGAAAATACTGCCAGCACGGCCGGAAATATGTTAACTGACACTATGCCAAACACAACTGTAGAGAATGTAACTAATAACTTAAAAGAAAACAGCTCTAACAATGACTCGTTGAAGAGTGAAATTTCTCAAACAACCTCCGAATCGGTGAATATAACGTCTACCGAGACCATCATACAAGTAAATCAGGGACAACTCAAGTCTGTTGGACTCaacaaaagtaataatatatcaGAAGGACCTCAAGCTGTTCTATTCTATGACGTTTCTATAATGAGTGACAAGTTAGGTCACTTTCTATTGCGTGAACCAGTATGGCCAACACTCATGTTTTCCGGAGGTGACCCAAAAAGTGAAACCGTGGAAGACATCGCCAAAAGAAATAATACGAAGATCGCAGCACAGCTTGCCTTAGCCTCAGATGGACTATTCATCGCCGCTACCGACAAGATGCATCCATTTTTAGGAATGCTGATAACCGCAGGCTTCCAAAGAATGCGCCCTGAGTTTGCCATTCAAGACACCCTTATCACCCAATGCTCTGGAGCATACAAAAACCATGCTTATTGCAGTATTTACAATCTTTGA